A window from Neodiprion fabricii isolate iyNeoFabr1 chromosome 2, iyNeoFabr1.1, whole genome shotgun sequence encodes these proteins:
- the LOC124175907 gene encoding uncharacterized protein LOC124175907 has translation MSKRDSPDIETMPAYLKAIQAIAGTTSGEKQRTINTTARKMAGYEDCESSSEDPGVPDPDFPKPLKPLVEVEVAKLLRSYEGIINALKSDDIVVVARVIRATWFFDGSNSNIINATFFTTEVFPHISLYARLKTIKNFGIHLKDTAVAAEFFSAVAEQYGISQAVPLLGACKEKFAWKMITEKNIVLPYKAVERFYRKHPDLVIKYLKLSYPTDKTTRVFHKINIQDYKNFLPEIANKHLDDFIEIYNTHELLLNVKLGKKASRKFIRKRLKLLVEQPNRYLRLLPLKMVSQKLSDDDFANMFKNTFPPEIEDFRYSDVNSVLEYYEPEENKATLILNTFKTVYGKDLLTCKSLITCDLLKILPAVDRVRLARMKLEDDTEWYLDNTEKSWRCYLPTLEALGMIKSELAKTSDPGKRLELLYQLIYTCKANDDKPAFYGVLNYIFDKHKNDQKFVFYKCIKNFTQWFDLEKLHVQHWQVLDKYIQLVEFHQNCFTIRQVPAILKVLQSALYYCVINCRPVDNYLRFLIDLKMKSYYQDWNMFEEYPELERLFLDQMIKNIPKQYPFDSEIWNESTPNIVYCLATALWNHNNRVKKSRGRMKKFSIKDYPWIFQKIKDFVFTENNREDLYSRERILLLVRKNEFDLYNEWIRDLPNFWAFNMKITCDMLHRQHHRVLRYWRECLNNAEKSDLRKKWLSIFVKKCQWYQTLPIFIFRKSLRRYPNPTKSDASIATLALLSDGETFTEIFEPYVPSDDKIDMDDPKAKSNYAMVRAITLNVQKVNPPVSLDFIGKFCVGDYLQAAIRSLVSVCHHVPIVRVIPFAKMLTERRVSVMKHGIRLMYLVAPLDEIFTYLTELWINQTHPSIRAVVFDKIFNLFCNQPDSRTWSMFTLCLKNLTTTDDDEVFKRLTKLSQVPNQYINEYITTVLKTMESMEEKGKIPMVYVNLACDLIDNIDSAATNILSEDYSQTLIVKHLFVFDYNSVIFDVGQRFAIDSYLLATNSYNEARFKFFGNFFREIVKEHWDKSHPKCFKFYPMNFMVSRFFSDFINKPIDEYDVRIFESMLQIFNSALKPYQDATTYLNLVFSIEFRSSTTSVDFGTRIAEKISTLVEIFTPEYIVPLSKQLSFFLSSRKFNKNESSEEIILNIIEVLVQRGQIHCTLIATHLLSDNKWKKHSDRLQAVIHDLQKSNHPGILVILHESLVKFDYSDCLEH, from the coding sequence ATGAGCAAGCGTGATAGTCCAGATATAGAAACAATGCCAGCCTATCTGAAGGCCATTCAGGCTATCGCGGGTACCACTTCCGGCGAAAAACAACGGACAATCAATACCACTGCAAGGAAAATGGCGGGATACGAGGACTGCGAATCTTCCTCAGAGGATCCTGGAGTACCGGATCCAGATTTTCCGAAGCCGTTGAAGCCGCTGGTTGAAGTCGAGGTTGCGAAGCTTCTGCGATCTTACGAGGGGATAATCAATGCCTTGAAAAGCGACGACATCGTCGTCGTGGCTCGAGTCATTCGAGCCACCTGGTTTTTCGACGGATCCAACAGTAATATCATAAACGCGACCTTCTTCACAACGGAAGTCTTTCCACACATATCGCTCTACGCTCGCTTGaagacaataaaaaatttcggaattcatttgaAGGATACTGCGGTAGCAGCGGAATTTTTCTCAGCCGTGGCCGAACAGTATGGCATTAGTCAGGCCGTCCCGCTGCTCGGAGCTTGCAAGGAAAAGTTCGCGTGGAAAATGATAACCGAGAAGAATATTGTGCTACCGTATAAGGCTGTAGAGAGGTTTTACCGAAAGCATCCGGACCTAGTGATAAAGTACTTGAAACTAAGCTATCCGACCGATAAAACCACGAGGGTCTTTCACAAGATCAATATTCAAgactataaaaatttcttacccGAAATTGCGAACAAACATCTCGACGATTTTATCGAGATTTACAATACGCATGAATTATTGCTGAATGTAAAACTTGGCAAGAAGGCGTCTCGCAAATTCATTAGAAAGCGGTTGAAATTGCTCGTCGAACAGCCAAATCGATACTTGAGACTACTCCCCCTGAAAATGGTCAGTCAGAAATTGTCCGATGATGATTTTGCAAACATGTTCAAAAACACGTTTCCTCcggaaatcgaagatttccGCTACAGTGACGTCAACTCCGTTCTTGAATATTACGAACCGGAAGAAAACAAGGCGACTCTGATTCTCAATACCTTTAAAACCGTGTACGGAAAAGATTTACTCACCTGCAAGTCGTTAATCACATGTGATCTCCTAAAAATCCTGCCTGCGGTAGACAGAGTCCGTCTGGCAAGAATGAAGCTCGAGGACGACACGGAATGGTATCTTGACAATACCGAAAAGTCTTGGAGATGTTACCTACCCACGCTCGAAGCACTCGGTATGATAAAAAGTGAATTAGCCAAGACTTCGGATCCCGGTAAACGTCTTGAACTGTTGTACCAACTAATTTACACTTGCAAGGCTAACGACGACAAGCCAGCATTTTACGGTGTGTTGAATTACATATTTGATAAACACAAGAATGATCAAAAGTTCGTCTTCTACAAGTGTATAAAGAATTTTACACAGTGGTTTGATTTAGAAAAGCTCCACGTGCAGCATTGGCAAGTGTTGGATAAATATATCCAGCTAGTAGAGTTCCACCAAAATTGTTTCACAATCAGACAAGTTCCTGCCATACTAAAAGTTCTACAGTCGGCTCTTTATTACTGTGTGATAAATTGCCGTCCCGTGGACAATTACCTACGATTTTTAATTGACTTAAAAATGAAGTCGTACTATCAAGATTGGAATATGTTCGAGGAGTATCCTGAATTGGAGAGGCTTTTTTTGGAccaaatgataaaaaatataccgaaGCAATATCCATTCGACAGTGAAATTTGGAACGAATCAACTCCCAACATCGTTTATTGCCTCGCAACCGCACTCTGGAATCATAACAACCGTGTCAAGAAATCGAGgggaagaatgaaaaaattttccatcaaagATTATCCgtggatttttcaaaaaattaaagattTCGTGTTTACTGAAAATAACCGTGAGGATCTTTATTCAAGGGAGCGTATTCTGTTATTGGTCAGAAAAAACGAATTCGATTTGTATAACGAGTGGATTCGCGATCTCCCTAATTTCTGGGCCTTCAATATGAAGATCACTTGTGACATGCTACACAGACAACATCATCGAGTCTTACGATACTGGCGTGAGTGTTTAAATAATGCAGAAAAATCAGATTTACGTAAAAAGTggttatcaatttttgtaaaaaaatgtcaatggTACCAAACCTTACCCATATTCATCTTTAGAAAATCTCTGAGAAGATACCCTAATCCAACAAAATCCGATGCATCGATAGCGACCTTGGCGTTACTGTCCGATGGTGAAACTTTCACGGAAATATTTGAACCTTACGTACCTAGCGATGATAAAATTGACATGGATGACCCCAAAGCAAAATCTAACTACGCAATGGTTAGGGCCATCACCTTAAACGTACAGAAGGTAAATCCGCCGGTCTCCCTagattttattggaaaattctGCGTGGGAGATTATCTACAAGCAGCGATACGATCACTAGTAAGCGTATGCCATCATGTACCAATCGTCAGAGTAATTCCATTCGCAAAGATGTTGACGGAACGTCGAGTCTCGGTGATGAAACACGGGATCAGACTGATGTACTTGGTCGCACCTCTTGACGAAATATTCACCTACCTTACCGAGCTGTGGATCAACCAAACTCATCCCTCGATCAGAGCGGTGGTattcgacaaaattttcaacctctTCTGCAATCAGCCAGATTCTCGTACCTGGAGTATGTTTACGCTGTGCTTGAAAAACTTGACCACaaccgacgacgacgaagttTTCAAAAGGCTTACAAAATTGTCTCAAGTGCCTAATCAGTATATTAACGAATACATTACTACGGTTCTCAAAACAATGGAATCGATGGAAGAGAAGGGCAAGATTCCGATGGTATACGTAAATCTAGCGTGCGATTTGATTGATAATATAGATTCTGCCGCTACTAATATTCTTTCTGAGGACTATTCCCAGACTTTGATAGTAAaacatttgtttgtttttgattataattCAGTTATTTTTGATGTCGGTCAAAGATTTGCTATAGACAGTTATCTTCTTGCGACGAATAGCTATAATGAGGCGAGGTTTAAATTCTTTGGAAATTTCTTTCGGGAAATCGTAAAAGAGCATTGGGACAAATCACATCctaaatgtttcaaattctaCCCAATGAACTTTATGGTTTCCAGATTTTTCAGcgattttattaataaacCAATCGATGAATATGATGTAAGAATCTTTGAGAGcatgttgcaaatttttaactCTGCTCTGAAACCGTATCAGGATGCTACTACTTACTTGAATCTTGTTTTTTCGATCGAGTTCAGGAGTTCAACGACCTCGGTAGATTTTGGTACTAGGATAGCGGAGAAGATTTCAACACTTGTCGAGATTTTTACTCCTGAATACATTGTTCCTTTATCGAAacaattgtcattttttttatcgtcacgcaaattcaacaaaaatgAGAGCAGCGAAGAAATCATACTGAATATCATCGAAGTGCTTGTCCAGAGAGGGCAGATTCACTGTACTCTTATTGCTACACATTTGTTATCCGACAATAAATGGAAAAAGCACAGTGACCGTCTCCAGGCCGTTATACATGACTTACAAAAATCCAATCACCCCGGTATCTTGGTAATCCTACACGAATCTTTGGTCAAATTCGATTATTCCGACTGCCTTGAGCACTGA